Proteins from one Dama dama isolate Ldn47 chromosome 12, ASM3311817v1, whole genome shotgun sequence genomic window:
- the SPINT1 gene encoding kunitz-type protease inhibitor 1 isoform X2: protein MAGGRLSQARIPAVAVWFLCALVLRGAEAGPPPVTPGLLTADGCLNRFTPGVPDFVLDTDASVRNGATFLRSLTARRGRDCVHACCSSNDCNLALVELQPDGGEDAIVSCFLINCLYEQSFVCKFAPREGFINYLTREVYRSYRELRTQGFRGSRIPKAWDGIDLKVQPQEPLVLKGVDNTDWHLLRGDTDVRVERNSPDQVELWGLKEGSYLFQLTAAGSDQPESTSNVTVTVLSPEQTEEHCLASKKVGRCRGSFPRWYYDPTEQICKSFVYGGCLGNKNNYLREEECKLACRDVQGPSAERHHPVCSGSCHPSKFRCGDGCCIDSFLECDDTPDCPDASDEATCEKYTTDFDKLQRIHFPRDKGHCVDLPDTGHCSESIPRWYYNPFTEHCARFTYGGCYGNKNNFEEEEQCLESCRGISKKDVFGLRRESPVPSTGSVEVAVAALLGTCIVVVVAILGYCFFKNQRKDFHRHRHPPPSTPTSSKVSTTDDMEHLVYYQTTRPL, encoded by the exons ATGGCCGGGGGCCGCCTCTCCCAGGCCCGCATCCCAGCGGTGGCCGTGTGGTTTCTCTGCGCGCTCGTCCTCCGGGGCGCCGAGGCCGGGCCGCCGCCGGTGACCCCCGGTTTGCTCACGGCCGACGGCTGCTTGAACCGCTTTACCCCCGGGGTGCCTGATTTCGTGCTCGACACGGACGCCTCGGTCAGAAACGGGGCCACCTTCCTGCGCTCCCTCACCGCGCGCCGCGGCCGGGACTGCGTGCACGCCTGCTGCAGCTCCAACGACTGCAATCTGGCGCTGGTGGAATTGCAGCCCGACGGCGGGGAGGACGCCATCGTCTCCTGCTTCCTCATCAACTGCCTCTACGAGCAGAGCTTCGTGTGCAAGTTCGCGCCCAGGGAGGGCTTCATCAACTACCTCACGCGGGAGGTTTACCGCTCCTACCGCGAGCTGCGGACCCAGGGCTTCAGAG GGTCCCGGATCCCCAAGGCCTGGGATGGTATAGACTTGAAGGTACAGCCCCAGGAACCCCTAGTGCTGAAGGGTGTGGATAACACAGACTGGCATCTCCTGCGGGGTGACACAGACGTCAGGGTAGAG AGGAATAGTCCAGACCAGGTGGAGCTGTGGGGACTCAAAGAAGGCAGCTACCTGTTCCAGCTGACGGCGGCCGGTTCAGACCAGCCAGAGAGCACGTCCAACGTCACAGTCACTGTGCTGTCCCCTGAGCAGACGGAAG AACACTGCCTTGCATCCAAGAAGGTGGGCCGCTGTCGTGGTTCCTTCCCCCGCTGGTACTACGACCCCACAGAACAGATCTGCAAGAGTTTCGTTTATGGAGGTTGCCTGGGCAACAAGAACAACTACCTTCGGGAAGAAGAGTGCAAGCTCGCCTGCCGCGATGTGCAAG GCCCCTCAGCAGAAAGGCATCATCCAG TGTGTTCTGGCAGCTGCCACCCCAGCAAGTTCCGCTGCGGTGATGGCTGCTGCATCGACAGCTTCCTGGAATGTGATGACACCCCCGACTGCCCCGACGCCTCAGACGAGGCCACCTGTGAGAAAT ACACCACAGACTTCGATAAACTCCAGAGGATCCATTTCCCCAGGGACAAAG GGCACTGTGTAGACCTGCCAGACACGGGCCACTGCTCAGAGAGCATCCCCCGCTGGTACTACAACCCCTTCACTGAACACTGCGCCCGCTTTACCTATGGTGGTTGTTATGGCAACAAGAACAACTTTGAGGAGGAGGAGCAGTGCCTTGAGTCCTGTCGTGGCATCTCCA AGAAGGATGTGTTTGGCCTGCGGCGGGAAAGCCCCGTTCCCAGCACAG GCTCCGTGGAGGTAGCCGTTGCAGCGCTCCTGGGTACCTGCATCGTGGTGGTGGTCGCCATTCTGGGTTACTGCTTCTTCAAGAACCAGAGAAAGGACTTCCACAGACaccgccaccccccaccctccacccccaccagctcCAAGGTCTCCACCACGGATGACATGGAACACCTGGTCTATTACCAAACAACTAGACCCCTCTGA
- the SPINT1 gene encoding kunitz-type protease inhibitor 1 isoform X1 — protein sequence MAGGRLSQARIPAVAVWFLCALVLRGAEAGPPPVTPGLLTADGCLNRFTPGVPDFVLDTDASVRNGATFLRSLTARRGRDCVHACCSSNDCNLALVELQPDGGEDAIVSCFLINCLYEQSFVCKFAPREGFINYLTREVYRSYRELRTQGFRGSRIPKAWDGIDLKVQPQEPLVLKGVDNTDWHLLRGDTDVRVERNSPDQVELWGLKEGSYLFQLTAAGSDQPESTSNVTVTVLSPEQTEEHCLASKKVGRCRGSFPRWYYDPTEQICKSFVYGGCLGNKNNYLREEECKLACRDVQGGPLRSSVGAQVTFPQGPSAERHHPVCSGSCHPSKFRCGDGCCIDSFLECDDTPDCPDASDEATCEKYTTDFDKLQRIHFPRDKGHCVDLPDTGHCSESIPRWYYNPFTEHCARFTYGGCYGNKNNFEEEEQCLESCRGISKKDVFGLRRESPVPSTGSVEVAVAALLGTCIVVVVAILGYCFFKNQRKDFHRHRHPPPSTPTSSKVSTTDDMEHLVYYQTTRPL from the exons ATGGCCGGGGGCCGCCTCTCCCAGGCCCGCATCCCAGCGGTGGCCGTGTGGTTTCTCTGCGCGCTCGTCCTCCGGGGCGCCGAGGCCGGGCCGCCGCCGGTGACCCCCGGTTTGCTCACGGCCGACGGCTGCTTGAACCGCTTTACCCCCGGGGTGCCTGATTTCGTGCTCGACACGGACGCCTCGGTCAGAAACGGGGCCACCTTCCTGCGCTCCCTCACCGCGCGCCGCGGCCGGGACTGCGTGCACGCCTGCTGCAGCTCCAACGACTGCAATCTGGCGCTGGTGGAATTGCAGCCCGACGGCGGGGAGGACGCCATCGTCTCCTGCTTCCTCATCAACTGCCTCTACGAGCAGAGCTTCGTGTGCAAGTTCGCGCCCAGGGAGGGCTTCATCAACTACCTCACGCGGGAGGTTTACCGCTCCTACCGCGAGCTGCGGACCCAGGGCTTCAGAG GGTCCCGGATCCCCAAGGCCTGGGATGGTATAGACTTGAAGGTACAGCCCCAGGAACCCCTAGTGCTGAAGGGTGTGGATAACACAGACTGGCATCTCCTGCGGGGTGACACAGACGTCAGGGTAGAG AGGAATAGTCCAGACCAGGTGGAGCTGTGGGGACTCAAAGAAGGCAGCTACCTGTTCCAGCTGACGGCGGCCGGTTCAGACCAGCCAGAGAGCACGTCCAACGTCACAGTCACTGTGCTGTCCCCTGAGCAGACGGAAG AACACTGCCTTGCATCCAAGAAGGTGGGCCGCTGTCGTGGTTCCTTCCCCCGCTGGTACTACGACCCCACAGAACAGATCTGCAAGAGTTTCGTTTATGGAGGTTGCCTGGGCAACAAGAACAACTACCTTCGGGAAGAAGAGTGCAAGCTCGCCTGCCGCGATGTGCAAGGTGGGCCTTTGCGAAGCAGTGTTGGGGCTCAGGTGACATTCCCCCAGG GCCCCTCAGCAGAAAGGCATCATCCAG TGTGTTCTGGCAGCTGCCACCCCAGCAAGTTCCGCTGCGGTGATGGCTGCTGCATCGACAGCTTCCTGGAATGTGATGACACCCCCGACTGCCCCGACGCCTCAGACGAGGCCACCTGTGAGAAAT ACACCACAGACTTCGATAAACTCCAGAGGATCCATTTCCCCAGGGACAAAG GGCACTGTGTAGACCTGCCAGACACGGGCCACTGCTCAGAGAGCATCCCCCGCTGGTACTACAACCCCTTCACTGAACACTGCGCCCGCTTTACCTATGGTGGTTGTTATGGCAACAAGAACAACTTTGAGGAGGAGGAGCAGTGCCTTGAGTCCTGTCGTGGCATCTCCA AGAAGGATGTGTTTGGCCTGCGGCGGGAAAGCCCCGTTCCCAGCACAG GCTCCGTGGAGGTAGCCGTTGCAGCGCTCCTGGGTACCTGCATCGTGGTGGTGGTCGCCATTCTGGGTTACTGCTTCTTCAAGAACCAGAGAAAGGACTTCCACAGACaccgccaccccccaccctccacccccaccagctcCAAGGTCTCCACCACGGATGACATGGAACACCTGGTCTATTACCAAACAACTAGACCCCTCTGA